A DNA window from uncultured Methanoregula sp. contains the following coding sequences:
- a CDS encoding type I 3-dehydroquinate dehydratase, giving the protein MKIIAALTDPADAALAQQQGADMIELRLDLMETGPEEAVQQCRKHSNLPVIATFRSAQEGGRYFGNGDEWEKKIRSILPLVDYVDVEQQFMRNAACVKEAGRKIIASHHAPIMMPLPVLFVLERELRAYGDIVKIIVTPQNENDIIELIAFTHEIKMPLCTGVMGNRFRFARAVLPLFGSELVYCHVGKTTAEGQYSVEEFRQLQKLLNG; this is encoded by the coding sequence ATGAAGATCATTGCAGCGCTCACGGACCCGGCCGATGCCGCCCTTGCACAGCAGCAGGGAGCGGATATGATCGAACTCCGGCTCGACCTGATGGAGACCGGTCCGGAAGAAGCGGTGCAGCAGTGCAGGAAACACTCGAATCTTCCTGTAATCGCAACGTTCCGCTCTGCGCAGGAGGGCGGCCGGTATTTCGGGAACGGCGATGAATGGGAGAAGAAGATCCGGTCCATTCTCCCCCTGGTGGATTACGTTGATGTCGAGCAGCAGTTCATGCGGAACGCGGCCTGCGTGAAAGAAGCCGGCAGGAAGATCATCGCCTCCCACCATGCCCCGATCATGATGCCCCTCCCGGTCCTCTTCGTGCTGGAACGGGAGCTCCGGGCGTACGGGGATATCGTGAAGATCATTGTCACGCCCCAGAACGAGAACGATATTATCGAACTCATCGCGTTCACGCACGAGATCAAGATGCCGCTCTGCACCGGTGTCATGGGGAACAGATTCCGGTTTGCCCGGGCAGTGCTGCCGCTCTTTGGCTCCGAACTGGTGTATTGCCATGTCGGGAAGACCACTGCCGAGGGACAGTACTCGGTTGAGGAGTTCCGGCAGCTGCAGAAATTGTTGAACGGGTGA
- a CDS encoding PEGA domain-containing protein, which yields MKGPSLFFLITAAVAVMLLVPGASSIPVTLTDGHIAAAGENVTVFLILDNAPEGLSGYNVNLTLDDPLLAEITAITFPSWATDLNATQTDPAGRNVFVRASDVNNNVRVGASQIALAAVTVRGNASGTVLINLSGANFDNENGSDIPVTLKNSVISVNTTLQGPRTFDAELISHSIPATMPLNRTAAISITVNNTGLNPWMRSSSEQQGVYLAAVNGSSGDAALFGFSRMDIPENTVIQSNQKYSFSPVLQSPNVTGNYSPAFQLRSDSSGPFGPVIQVPVSVVKSEPAIRFSAPADDNYSNETVTFAGSVRNPAITVLSIRQNSLNLTPVNVVGGNFSGTVVLNTNDVLVASAYDEYGFFEEATLRFDGDRLPGSYEQLIGFDPQNPDSDNSLTPQNEAGNGVPDGYEKLDDRLPVFVKYRLGADPFIPDTDGDGLSDEFELTRLGLVTNVTSADSDNDGVSDANEDTDSDTLTNLAEQMHGTDPLLADSDGDSLIDADEIGRGTNPVAKDTDHDALDDDSEIRLGTNPLVADSNTNSIPDGNETYISTGRFFGSSVELSITGIGDAAKRASVANVNYTQLIPDTILVSNVSAITFGNDTTSAVVRIHYFPAKVGTASNLSMFMKNETSGSFDPLPFTLDSANAVVYSTVTSSGEYAVMDKVLWDARFGAGEPVAAPMLKSMTAPGSVSYSNIQRSVSSVRTSSTNRTGLISENNTSSSDSNETSSKFVFIQAISENNTAINDQPSLVYGTDYGPGFSANIPSWALSEDISNASYSEIPINISVRQSLASTRSSAALYSADSGGALYETVANGDFSQGMAAWAPSGPDVGSNSGVSWDVQPFNGDYTSSPQSLQLSITRPASTPVQFGYYKVAHANIDTSYASQLTFWFRCSEVYKHYSTNKFKLEVGRIDRNTQEEIRMYEFPSSFSASAYQNSWTPVTLDISNTGGGMQTFYFKSYYTASQPAPAGTYSYVTFLIDDVSVQATEPPGTPTDASIRFHVYDAATGNPIQSGTVYVNRATGPESKPLKSNGYTDPFIFQTYGAYTFDVYTYGNPPLENQVFNVAKGQTGTIEVPIGAAPPQTGSLNVYSNPTGAGIYLDGNYLGLSPLAISDIPLGSHTLKATKSGYQDLTQTVIVTSGSSDIPLTLVQANSDTDQMPDIVETGGYHDPFGNTVTSDPTLADTDGDGLTDDFEAGGMVTDKNGHTFWKVVSNPRMVDSDDDGLGDYMEVQLGTDPLYRDTDNDGIPDGADDYPLTPIYISKPIEIAQQNIREQYYSKLGLIFGETGIKDGSMNWLVGDTAASSGAYFIGWMASGYGGAGDVRDTIETLYQHDSIGTGLNLVALYPVFGDGEKTVNTVRKVAGKYPAKLAELGKYMVKNKVFDIIPQEAVRKKLIDLYWNGVGTALIKGDVTSTHLLKVADRVDDLSEVVHVTPLSSGDAIPIQEGMHTATEKFGRIHYEGRHVTGIYDVGEPGTTLFPATTQVVWNIGGNSVTYPGKSLATQAEIKAAIPDWVDRAIKSEGWTEWPKGPNSAKLTLTQAEVDKYSIREIEVSLNAKTGVASVYPKSGPQVYKWFNGKWNAMP from the coding sequence ATGAAAGGCCCTTCCCTCTTTTTCCTCATCACTGCAGCCGTGGCAGTAATGCTCCTGGTACCGGGAGCATCTTCGATACCGGTAACTCTGACTGACGGTCATATAGCTGCAGCCGGGGAAAATGTAACCGTTTTTCTTATCCTCGACAACGCTCCCGAGGGCCTGAGCGGATATAATGTTAACCTCACCCTGGATGATCCATTACTTGCAGAGATAACCGCTATCACGTTCCCCTCATGGGCAACAGATTTGAATGCCACTCAGACTGATCCTGCCGGCCGCAACGTGTTCGTGCGGGCGAGCGATGTAAACAATAACGTGCGGGTGGGAGCATCGCAAATTGCCCTTGCGGCTGTCACGGTCCGGGGAAATGCATCCGGAACGGTCCTGATCAACCTTTCAGGTGCAAATTTTGACAACGAGAATGGCAGTGATATTCCGGTCACCTTAAAAAACTCGGTTATTTCTGTTAATACAACACTCCAAGGACCTCGGACTTTTGATGCCGAACTTATAAGTCACTCGATACCTGCAACGATGCCACTGAACCGGACTGCTGCAATATCAATCACTGTAAACAATACCGGACTCAATCCCTGGATGCGTTCATCCTCTGAACAACAGGGAGTCTATCTTGCTGCTGTAAACGGATCTTCCGGCGATGCTGCGTTGTTCGGGTTTTCCCGGATGGATATTCCGGAAAATACTGTTATTCAGAGTAACCAGAAATATTCTTTTTCCCCTGTCCTGCAGAGTCCGAACGTGACCGGAAATTATTCTCCTGCGTTCCAGCTCCGGTCCGACAGCTCCGGTCCCTTCGGGCCTGTCATCCAGGTCCCTGTATCGGTTGTGAAAAGTGAACCGGCAATCCGGTTCTCGGCCCCGGCCGATGACAACTACTCCAACGAGACGGTCACGTTCGCGGGCTCTGTTCGCAACCCGGCCATAACCGTCCTGAGTATCCGGCAGAACTCCCTCAACCTGACCCCGGTGAACGTTGTTGGCGGGAATTTTTCAGGAACCGTTGTCCTGAACACAAACGATGTGCTGGTAGCAAGCGCATATGACGAGTACGGGTTTTTTGAAGAAGCCACCCTCCGGTTTGATGGCGACCGTCTTCCCGGGAGTTACGAGCAGTTGATCGGATTCGACCCGCAGAACCCGGATTCGGATAATTCACTTACGCCCCAAAACGAGGCCGGCAACGGTGTCCCGGATGGGTACGAGAAGCTTGACGACAGGCTGCCGGTCTTTGTGAAATACCGGCTCGGGGCCGATCCGTTCATTCCCGACACAGACGGCGACGGCTTGAGCGATGAGTTCGAACTCACCCGGCTCGGGCTTGTAACGAATGTAACCTCAGCGGATTCTGACAACGATGGTGTGAGCGATGCAAATGAGGACACGGACAGCGACACGCTTACCAACCTGGCCGAACAGATGCACGGGACGGATCCTCTTCTTGCAGACTCCGATGGCGATTCGCTCATCGATGCCGACGAGATCGGCCGGGGAACGAACCCGGTAGCAAAAGACACGGATCACGATGCGCTCGATGATGACAGCGAGATACGGCTTGGTACCAATCCTCTGGTCGCTGACAGCAATACAAACAGTATCCCAGATGGGAACGAAACCTACATCAGCACCGGCCGGTTCTTCGGCTCATCGGTCGAATTGTCAATAACCGGTATCGGCGATGCTGCGAAACGGGCATCGGTTGCGAACGTGAACTACACTCAACTGATCCCGGACACGATCCTGGTGAGCAATGTTTCTGCCATCACGTTCGGGAACGATACAACGAGTGCGGTGGTCCGGATCCATTATTTCCCGGCAAAGGTCGGCACCGCATCGAACCTGTCGATGTTTATGAAGAACGAGACCTCGGGATCGTTCGATCCGCTGCCATTCACGCTGGACTCAGCTAATGCGGTTGTTTATTCAACGGTCACTTCGTCCGGCGAGTATGCCGTGATGGACAAGGTGCTGTGGGATGCACGGTTTGGAGCCGGAGAACCGGTGGCCGCGCCGATGCTGAAATCTATGACTGCACCGGGGTCTGTATCGTATTCCAATATCCAGAGATCCGTATCTTCCGTACGCACTTCTTCCACTAACCGAACCGGACTTATTTCAGAGAATAATACATCATCATCTGATTCCAATGAAACATCTTCAAAATTTGTATTTATCCAGGCTATATCAGAGAACAATACTGCCATTAATGATCAGCCAAGCCTCGTCTACGGTACTGATTATGGACCGGGGTTTTCTGCAAATATTCCCTCGTGGGCATTATCTGAAGATATATCAAACGCGTCGTACTCCGAGATCCCGATTAATATCTCAGTAAGGCAATCATTAGCCTCAACAAGATCTTCAGCGGCATTGTATAGTGCTGACAGCGGGGGTGCGTTATATGAAACCGTTGCCAATGGGGATTTCAGTCAGGGAATGGCGGCATGGGCGCCGAGTGGCCCGGATGTGGGTTCCAATTCCGGAGTTTCCTGGGATGTCCAACCTTTCAATGGGGATTATACCTCATCGCCCCAGTCATTACAACTGTCAATTACCCGCCCGGCTTCAACACCGGTTCAGTTTGGTTACTACAAGGTTGCCCATGCTAATATCGACACGTCATATGCCAGTCAGCTTACGTTCTGGTTCCGGTGTTCTGAAGTCTATAAACACTACTCAACGAATAAATTTAAGCTGGAGGTAGGCCGCATTGACAGAAACACTCAGGAAGAAATCCGGATGTATGAATTCCCGAGCAGTTTCTCCGCAAGTGCTTACCAGAATTCCTGGACTCCGGTCACGCTTGATATCAGTAACACTGGCGGCGGGATGCAGACATTCTATTTCAAATCGTATTACACCGCATCCCAGCCGGCGCCGGCAGGCACCTATTCTTACGTAACATTCCTTATCGATGACGTAAGTGTCCAGGCAACAGAGCCTCCGGGGACCCCGACCGATGCGAGCATCCGCTTCCATGTCTATGATGCTGCAACCGGGAATCCGATCCAATCGGGAACTGTATACGTTAACCGTGCCACCGGGCCGGAATCGAAACCGCTCAAATCAAACGGCTATACAGATCCGTTTATTTTCCAGACTTATGGTGCCTATACTTTTGATGTTTATACCTATGGCAATCCACCCCTGGAGAACCAGGTATTCAATGTTGCCAAAGGCCAGACCGGTACCATTGAAGTGCCGATTGGTGCGGCGCCGCCCCAGACCGGCTCCCTGAATGTTTATTCCAATCCTACGGGTGCCGGAATTTATCTTGACGGGAATTACCTGGGCCTAAGTCCCCTGGCAATCAGTGACATTCCGCTCGGCAGCCATACGCTTAAAGCAACGAAAAGCGGGTACCAGGATCTAACCCAGACCGTCATCGTGACTTCAGGGTCTTCTGATATCCCGCTCACGCTCGTCCAGGCGAATTCTGATACAGACCAGATGCCGGATATTGTGGAAACCGGAGGGTATCATGATCCCTTTGGCAACACGGTTACATCCGACCCGACGCTCGCGGATACCGACGGCGACGGGCTGACGGATGATTTCGAAGCAGGAGGAATGGTCACAGACAAGAACGGACATACGTTCTGGAAGGTCGTGAGCAATCCCCGGATGGTGGATTCGGATGATGACGGGCTTGGGGATTACATGGAGGTCCAGCTCGGTACCGATCCACTTTACCGGGACACCGACAATGACGGGATTCCCGATGGAGCGGACGATTACCCGCTCACGCCAATCTACATTTCCAAACCAATCGAGATCGCGCAGCAGAATATCCGGGAACAGTATTATTCGAAACTGGGCCTGATCTTCGGCGAGACCGGCATCAAAGACGGCTCGATGAACTGGCTGGTCGGCGATACTGCAGCATCGTCAGGCGCCTACTTCATCGGCTGGATGGCATCCGGGTATGGTGGTGCCGGGGATGTTCGTGACACGATCGAGACCCTCTACCAGCATGACTCGATTGGGACCGGCTTGAACCTTGTTGCGCTGTACCCGGTTTTCGGTGATGGCGAGAAGACTGTCAATACCGTACGGAAGGTTGCCGGCAAGTACCCGGCAAAACTTGCCGAACTCGGCAAATACATGGTGAAGAACAAGGTCTTCGACATCATTCCCCAGGAAGCGGTACGCAAGAAGCTGATTGATCTGTACTGGAATGGTGTCGGTACCGCGCTGATTAAAGGCGATGTTACTTCCACGCACCTCCTGAAAGTTGCTGACCGGGTGGATGACCTTTCTGAAGTTGTTCATGTTACGCCACTCAGTAGCGGCGACGCTATTCCTATTCAGGAAGGTATGCATACTGCCACAGAAAAATTTGGCAGAATTCATTATGAAGGCAGGCATGTCACCGGCATATATGATGTTGGAGAACCGGGTACAACGTTATTCCCTGCAACCACACAGGTAGTCTGGAATATCGGAGGGAATTCAGTTACCTATCCTGGAAAGTCCCTGGCAACACAGGCTGAAATTAAAGCTGCGATACCTGACTGGGTTGACCGGGCGATCAAGTCAGAAGGATGGACTGAATGGCCAAAAGGTCCGAATAGTGCGAAATTAACGTTAACTCAAGCAGAAGTGGATAAATATAGCATACGGGAAATTGAAGTATCACTTAATGCAAAAACCGGAGTTGCATCTGTCTATCCGAAGAGTGGACCACAGGTTTACAAGTGGTTCAATGGCAAATGGAATGCAATGCCCTGA
- a CDS encoding DUF86 domain-containing protein, translated as MRILAQVQSLDEALEAWQRYQEIPFEKFAAEKDIQYMVCHAMLLAIQSSIDIATGMAVMKTPRRPDTYRETFHVLGKHNIIPEELAGGMATLAGFRNILVHEYTGLDTRRVYRILQENRVTLDAFRKAAKEFVRAQGKTE; from the coding sequence ATGCGGATTCTCGCACAGGTTCAGTCCCTTGACGAAGCTCTCGAAGCATGGCAGCGCTACCAGGAGATCCCGTTTGAGAAGTTCGCAGCAGAAAAAGACATCCAGTACATGGTCTGCCACGCAATGCTCCTTGCAATTCAGTCTTCCATCGACATCGCAACCGGCATGGCCGTGATGAAGACCCCGCGCCGGCCGGACACGTACCGCGAAACATTCCATGTCCTGGGAAAACACAACATCATACCGGAAGAACTGGCGGGCGGGATGGCAACGCTTGCCGGGTTCCGGAATATCCTTGTGCACGAGTACACCGGTCTTGATACCCGACGGGTCTACCGAATCCTCCAGGAAAACCGGGTAACGCTGGACGCGTTCCGGAAAGCCGCAAAGGAATTTGTCCGGGCACAAGGCAAGACAGAGTGA
- a CDS encoding nucleotidyltransferase domain-containing protein codes for MSGKEDKEMILRQIRDAVANLPSLRAAYLYGSFLSRTDFRDIDIALLTGPDIDSAGAPVFASRAATAIETAIGFRYECDVRVMNDEPAWFRYEVISTGVPVYVRSEEDRIGYETDLLVEYQDLKYMYDLFDRDYLARA; via the coding sequence ATGAGCGGGAAGGAGGATAAAGAGATGATCCTGCGGCAGATACGCGATGCTGTCGCAAATCTGCCATCGCTCCGGGCGGCATATCTCTATGGATCGTTTCTTTCCCGCACCGATTTCCGGGATATCGACATCGCCCTTTTGACCGGCCCGGATATTGACAGCGCCGGTGCACCGGTCTTTGCATCCCGGGCAGCCACGGCAATCGAGACTGCCATCGGATTCCGGTACGAATGCGATGTCAGGGTCATGAACGATGAACCGGCCTGGTTCCGGTACGAAGTGATAAGCACCGGAGTTCCTGTTTATGTCCGCAGTGAGGAGGACCGGATCGGATATGAAACCGACCTTCTGGTAGAATACCAGGACCTCAAGTACATGTACGACCTGTTCGACCGGGACTACCTCGCGAGGGCCTGA
- a CDS encoding ATP-binding protein, whose protein sequence is MTVRDILLVQQRDLQRTLAETYIERETPIAGSGTSLVKVITGPRRAGKSFFAVHNLGGSRSFGYVNFDDERLTGLEDYDEILAAVDSVYDKPRVLLLDEIQNLEKWELFVNRLARQGYELVITGSNSHLLSTELATHLTGRYFQTPILPFSFAEYLRLSSHELTTEEKISALFSYAQGGGYPEPLVKKFSSRDYLRTLFDSIVYKDIVRRFHIRSVQGIEDLSLYLISNIASEYSYGSLARVTRNKSPMTVQKYLGYLEEAFLLFSIPRFSFKVREQVASNKKIYCTDTGFVAAKAFRVSENRGRLYENLVAIALWNLQLNGRASVYYWKNPQAEEVDFVVHQQGSITALIQVCADVQDEKTLSREVRALLKASRELGCQNLLILSEREEKAQVTEWFGMTGTIRYVPLWKWLERPDIGDAGAGNR, encoded by the coding sequence ATGACCGTTCGCGACATCCTCCTTGTCCAGCAGCGTGACCTGCAGCGCACCCTGGCCGAGACCTATATCGAACGCGAGACGCCGATCGCCGGGTCGGGGACTTCCCTTGTCAAGGTGATCACAGGTCCCCGCCGGGCGGGCAAATCCTTCTTTGCCGTTCACAACCTGGGCGGCAGCCGGAGTTTCGGGTATGTCAACTTCGATGACGAACGGCTCACGGGCCTTGAGGATTACGATGAGATCCTGGCAGCGGTCGATTCAGTGTACGATAAACCCCGGGTCCTGCTGCTCGACGAGATCCAGAATCTCGAAAAATGGGAACTCTTCGTGAACCGGCTTGCCCGGCAGGGATACGAACTCGTGATCACCGGCAGCAACTCCCACCTGCTCAGCACGGAGCTTGCCACGCACCTGACCGGCCGCTACTTCCAGACACCCATCCTGCCGTTCTCGTTTGCCGAGTACCTCCGGCTGTCTTCCCATGAACTCACGACCGAAGAGAAAATATCAGCCCTTTTTTCCTATGCGCAGGGTGGCGGATACCCGGAACCGCTTGTAAAAAAATTCTCCTCCCGCGATTATCTCAGAACACTCTTTGACTCCATAGTGTACAAGGATATCGTCCGGCGTTTTCACATCCGTTCGGTGCAGGGGATAGAGGATCTCTCGCTCTATCTCATCTCCAATATTGCATCCGAGTACTCCTACGGCTCGCTTGCCCGCGTGACCCGGAACAAGAGTCCGATGACCGTGCAGAAATATCTCGGGTACCTTGAAGAAGCGTTCCTCCTTTTTTCCATTCCGCGTTTCTCGTTCAAGGTCCGGGAGCAGGTTGCCTCCAATAAAAAAATCTACTGCACGGATACCGGGTTTGTTGCGGCAAAAGCATTCCGCGTATCGGAAAACCGTGGGCGGCTGTACGAGAACCTCGTTGCCATCGCCCTCTGGAATCTGCAGCTCAATGGACGGGCATCGGTCTATTACTGGAAGAATCCCCAGGCAGAGGAAGTGGATTTTGTCGTGCACCAGCAGGGCAGCATCACTGCGCTCATCCAGGTCTGTGCCGATGTGCAGGACGAGAAGACCCTGTCCCGGGAGGTCCGTGCTCTCCTCAAAGCCTCGCGGGAACTGGGGTGCCAGAACCTTCTCATCCTCTCGGAACGTGAGGAGAAGGCCCAGGTAACTGAATGGTTTGGTATGACCGGCACGATCCGGTACGTCCCGCTCTGGAAGTGGCTGGAGAGGCCGGATATCGGGGATGCCGGTGCAGGTAACCGGTAG
- a CDS encoding ATP-binding protein has protein sequence MRLINIPDMDLSDEIAVLRRAEAISRTGSWDYDRETGAFRISEETARILGMAWVQDGRILQRVGVASVPGWDHIRTALLDLSEPGREFNILFGIELPGTEGRRMVNAAGTLVPVAEEGRSYISGIVKEVPLSGLFMSDLPNQFNLIMNTTGLESLDGTCEMISAWLDADCVMIGRILPGGESVKVISMRLDGKKVSDHTYKLKDTPCENVAAKGFCLYPEHAFELFPKSQDLKTLGIQGYLGTPLRNNAGDTIGVICVLSRRPLHPEPIVRICIELIALKAGAEIERHLAEEALENNRLILADALNLAHIASWEYDAATGLFQFDQHFYSLFATTTEQEGGSCMPAEVFSREFIHPDDRISFTTDLKKIVADTAGTNTAMFEHRVIRRDAEIRDMMVRVCVIRNAAGKILQVHGSDQDITELKKAERALVQANRKINLLGSVTRHDILNQVTILRSYFRHTKKKHPEPAIGDCMDKLDTIAQKIQHQIEFTRIYKDLGCNTPGWFELNEIMPEIPGTIRFSSDLQNLSAYADPIIEKVFENLLDNSLRYGKHVSEIKVSVTPHNGAMMVLWEDNGIGIPAEEKELIFEHGYGVNTGLGLFLAREILAITGISIRETGTPGKGARFEMILPEGTYR, from the coding sequence ATGAGACTGATAAATATACCGGACATGGATTTGTCGGATGAGATCGCTGTTCTGAGGCGCGCAGAAGCTATCAGCCGTACCGGCAGCTGGGACTATGACCGGGAGACCGGAGCCTTCAGGATATCTGAGGAAACGGCCCGGATTCTTGGCATGGCATGGGTGCAGGATGGCAGGATCCTGCAGCGGGTCGGTGTCGCGTCCGTACCCGGCTGGGATCATATCAGGACAGCCCTTCTGGATCTGTCGGAACCCGGCAGGGAATTCAATATCCTGTTCGGGATAGAACTCCCCGGAACAGAAGGACGGAGGATGGTCAATGCCGCAGGAACCCTTGTGCCTGTTGCAGAAGAGGGCCGGTCATACATCTCCGGCATTGTCAAAGAGGTCCCGCTCTCCGGCCTGTTCATGTCCGATCTCCCCAACCAGTTCAATCTGATCATGAACACGACCGGGCTCGAATCCCTGGACGGGACCTGCGAGATGATCAGCGCATGGCTGGATGCCGATTGCGTCATGATCGGCAGGATCCTGCCGGGCGGCGAGAGTGTGAAAGTCATCTCCATGCGCCTTGACGGGAAAAAGGTCAGCGATCACACCTACAAGCTGAAGGATACTCCCTGCGAGAACGTTGCCGCCAAAGGGTTCTGCCTGTACCCGGAGCATGCCTTCGAGCTCTTCCCAAAAAGCCAGGATCTCAAGACCCTGGGCATCCAGGGGTACCTTGGCACACCCCTGCGGAACAATGCCGGGGACACCATCGGGGTCATCTGCGTTCTGAGCCGCCGCCCGCTCCACCCCGAACCGATCGTGAGGATCTGCATCGAACTCATAGCTCTCAAGGCCGGCGCAGAGATCGAACGCCACCTGGCAGAAGAAGCTCTCGAGAACAACCGGCTGATCCTTGCAGATGCACTGAATCTCGCGCACATTGCCAGCTGGGAATATGACGCCGCCACCGGGCTTTTTCAGTTCGATCAGCATTTCTATTCCCTCTTTGCAACAACGACAGAACAGGAAGGCGGCAGTTGCATGCCGGCCGAGGTCTTCTCCCGCGAGTTCATCCACCCCGATGATCGCATCTCGTTCACCACGGATCTGAAGAAGATCGTAGCGGATACGGCCGGTACGAACACGGCGATGTTCGAGCACCGGGTCATACGGAGGGATGCGGAGATCCGCGACATGATGGTCCGCGTGTGCGTGATCCGCAATGCTGCTGGAAAGATCCTCCAGGTCCATGGATCGGACCAGGACATCACCGAGCTGAAAAAAGCGGAACGGGCGCTCGTGCAGGCAAACCGGAAGATCAATCTTCTGGGCAGCGTGACCCGGCACGATATCCTGAACCAGGTGACGATACTGCGGTCGTATTTCCGGCATACCAAGAAAAAACATCCCGAACCGGCGATAGGGGACTGCATGGACAAGCTGGATACCATTGCCCAGAAGATCCAGCACCAGATCGAGTTCACGAGGATCTACAAGGATCTCGGGTGCAATACCCCGGGCTGGTTCGAGCTGAACGAGATCATGCCGGAGATTCCCGGAACTATCCGGTTCTCGTCAGATCTGCAAAACCTTTCCGCGTACGCTGATCCGATCATCGAGAAAGTGTTTGAGAACCTCCTGGACAATTCCCTCAGGTATGGCAAACATGTGTCCGAGATCAAAGTCTCGGTCACCCCGCACAATGGGGCGATGATGGTGTTGTGGGAAGATAACGGCATCGGGATTCCGGCCGAAGAGAAAGAGCTCATCTTCGAGCACGGGTACGGGGTGAACACCGGCCTCGGGCTCTTCCTTGCCCGGGAGATCCTTGCCATCACCGGTATCTCCATCCGGGAGACCGGGACCCCGGGGAAAGGTGCCCGGTTCGAGATGATCCTGCCGGAGGGAACGTACCGGTAA
- the aroC gene encoding chorismate synthase: MNTFGTNFRITTFGESHGKAVGAVIDGCPANLPLAEEDIQPLLDRRKPGTSPLTSPRQEADRVEILSGVFEGRTLGTPIALIVKNEEKRSGDYEALREVFRPGHADFTYQEKYGIRDHRGGGRSSGRETVGRVAAGAVALKFLALKGIAVAGRIAEIHGKTEHGEIEQEILNARAVGDSVGGIAEIIATGCPAGLGDPVFGKLDAAIAGAMMGIGATKGVEIGDGFAVAGRFGSENNDPMTAEGFTSNHAGGILGGISTGQEIVVRIAVKPTPSIAKVQKTRNMHGNVVDITVGGRHDPCIVPRILPVAEAMLALVLADAVLEQEKYRH, from the coding sequence ATGAATACCTTTGGAACCAATTTCCGTATCACGACATTCGGCGAGAGCCACGGGAAGGCGGTGGGGGCAGTCATCGACGGGTGTCCCGCAAATCTTCCCCTGGCCGAAGAGGACATCCAGCCCCTGCTCGACCGGAGAAAGCCGGGCACATCCCCATTAACCTCGCCACGGCAGGAAGCGGACCGGGTGGAGATCCTCTCCGGCGTCTTCGAAGGCCGGACCCTTGGCACGCCGATCGCCCTCATCGTGAAAAACGAAGAGAAGCGGTCGGGCGACTACGAAGCCCTCCGGGAAGTCTTCCGGCCGGGCCATGCCGATTTCACGTACCAGGAGAAGTACGGGATCCGGGATCACCGGGGCGGCGGGAGGAGCTCGGGGCGCGAGACGGTAGGCCGGGTAGCTGCCGGCGCAGTTGCCCTGAAGTTCCTTGCCTTGAAGGGGATAGCGGTTGCCGGCAGGATTGCTGAAATCCACGGGAAAACAGAACACGGCGAGATCGAGCAGGAGATCCTGAACGCCAGAGCAGTAGGGGATTCGGTTGGCGGGATCGCGGAGATCATTGCAACGGGATGCCCCGCCGGACTTGGCGATCCGGTCTTTGGCAAGCTCGATGCGGCGATTGCAGGCGCCATGATGGGCATCGGGGCCACAAAAGGCGTGGAGATCGGCGACGGGTTTGCCGTTGCGGGCCGGTTCGGGAGCGAGAACAACGACCCGATGACCGCGGAGGGTTTTACAAGCAACCATGCCGGAGGAATCCTGGGCGGGATCTCAACCGGCCAGGAGATTGTCGTGCGGATCGCGGTCAAGCCGACCCCGTCGATTGCAAAAGTCCAGAAGACCCGCAACATGCACGGGAATGTCGTGGATATCACGGTCGGCGGCCGGCACGATCCCTGCATTGTTCCCCGGATTCTTCCGGTGGCTGAGGCCATGCTTGCACTGGTGCTCGCGGATGCCGTGTTGGAACAGGAAAAATACCGGCATTAA